The following nucleotide sequence is from Trifolium pratense cultivar HEN17-A07 linkage group LG2, ARS_RC_1.1, whole genome shotgun sequence.
gatgaaggagagaagaaagaaagattAGAGTTTGTATATTCTCTTCAAGGTGTgcattacattgtaacaaaggggtcctatttataggacacatttaggggacaagaaaacctacacaataatggacattcattacatataaTTATTCATAACAGTTTTAGCTTTATATGCTTActaattttatgtaattttaatgGCTattgcagaaaaaaaaaaggattaatgTAGTGAAAAACTTGTGCTTGTTACGACAATTATATCCATCCAACTCACTCAAATTCTTTAAATTGACCTACAATCTATCAAATACTCTTAAATGGATCTCACATTACCCTACAATATGAGGttgtcaaattttttaaatgaaaaaaaatctcaaCATTGAATgtatttcaaattaatttataagaataagaaatttctatttatgtttataattgaGCATAAAAGGTATTTGagaatttgtcaaaaaacaaaaggTATTTGAGAAATTCTTaaattaagaaaacataaaagGTTTGGCAAATAaaattgtcttaaaaaaaataaattattgcaATGTATATCTCAGGCAACATGCAAAGCAGTAAAATTCAACCAATGtagtgtgacacaagtggtagatacttgagcgtcttaaccatttgatcttgGATTCGATCTTTGGacggtgcgtatggagaaacatttgttgggagaggtcaaccccttaaatgtaTCTCAATTACCTCGAGGAGATTAGTCTCCGCAGTTGCGCGTGGAGGATACCTTTGGTATACGAAAAAAAAgcattaaaattcaaataaaatatacaaataaaataaaaaaatgtggctaGTGGGAATCGAACTCGTAACCCCTTGCACATAATGAAGCAAGTCTTGGTTGGATATTCAAATGCctcatagttagccacataggaattgaaaaaaataagaagatgccacataagacatggatcaTTGAGAGGGTGCGACATATGAATTGgaccatgagagagaaactctaAAACATATAGATAGATAGACATGTCTTCCCAAACAAACACAAGCCTAGGGGTGTAATTGGaccggtttggatcggtttttgatGAATCCAAAGTCCGAACCAATGTGTACTCAATTGGTTCGGTTTTTCCtgtttttgaaaaatgaaaCGATTAGTTTGGTTCGGATACTTTGATCAGTTTTGTAACGCTTTTTTTTGCAATATATTCTCTGCTATTGTGTTTTTCCGATGTATTTTCCTACTATTATTTTTTCGATGATACGTAATCAAATATTATCGTACACAAGAAAAAAGAATCATAGTTCATAACATCATAACTCATATGTTTGAAACTCATAAGATTTTCAAACAGAGTAGAGAACCTCTTTACTTTTTGTCTTTGCATTAAAAAACCCTAAGAATGTTTGTTTAAacatcatgaaaattataaCTTCAGAAAGAATAAAAGGTTTCCATTTAACATCAGCGCCAATGACATTATAAAGAAGAGAAAACATTTTGTATCTTCACATGTGAAAATGTGAATTAGAATAGGTTGACAGCCAGATAGCAGTTATCTATCAACAAttacaataaataaaagtacAGGTTGAAAATGTGAATTGAATCAGTACATAGTAAAAGTATCGTTTAGAGGGTTTGAGATGAGAGATGAGAGCAACAACTTGACGTGAGAGTGTTGTTTGGGTAGTGTTGAGAGCAGCTTGAGGATGAGGTGAGGTGAGAGCGGCGTTTGTTTGCGGTTGTGACCtgtttatgtttctaagttAGGGTTTCTAACTTCTAAGTGaggcagatttttttttagtagttgGGCTTTGGCTAGATGTAGTTTTTGATAGACGTGGGCtgcctaaaaaaatattaacataaatTCTATAtattggtttggttcgatttgtcCATTGGATCTGAAAACTGGATTCgagaaccgaaccaaaccacatCGGTTTTCGAttggtttggttcagtttttGATCCGAACcataaaaatcagtttttttcggtttggattggattggatcatcagtttaattgaatttttctgATCCGCTTACACCCCTACACAAACCAGCTATATGCGGTAATAACTAATAAGTTCTATTGGGCTCATGAATTGTATGATGGGCCATAAAATAAGTTAACTTATCTATCACCCTCCCATGTTGAGCGAAGCCGATTTCTAAATCTAAGAATCCCTACAATATAAGAGTGAGTTCGGCACGGCGCTATCACTTTCAAACTCAAACATCACAGACCGGAAGCAGCAATCGACGGCTACCTGCAAGTAGTCGGAGCCGTTGAATCCCGGCGTTTTCTCATATACTGAAAGCTGTGCCTAAGCCCCAGGTACCTTCTTGTAGATTTGCAGTTAGCTTTAATGAAACCGGTACTAGGTTTCGTCACTTGACATTGTTGTCTTGTAATTATCTATATCAATTTGTTTGCCAATTAGTTTCTTAGTTCTCAGATTTGTTTGATTCAACTTGTactttttaatatgaaattttcaattttttattgaaagtcATAGTTTCTCCTTCGTCCTCTACGATGTCATATCAGTTTGTTTGCTAATTGGTTTATTAGTTGGTTCAAGTtgtaatttaaattttcaatctttTATCGAAAGATATGAACTTTTTGCCTTCTCGTATTTGATTTTCATTGTTTCTCGTTCGTCCTCTAAGATATAGGTCAAAttcttattttcaattaaagttgttatatttaatatgaaattcATACTTTTGATGTGTTCTAATTTACATATTTTACAACTTAGTGTAGTCATGCAAAGAAAAAAGGATTCAATTGTCTCTGCAAAGGCTACTAACCAAAGATGCAATGAAGCAAAAGGGGAAGTTGAAGGGGCAGAAAGTCATGAACTTTGCCCTTATTTTGATAATCTTCCATCCCACCTCGCTGCCAACATTTTGCTTCAACTTCCCATAAAATCTCTTCTTGTTTGTAGATGTGTGTGCAAAATCTGGAAAACAATAATTTCAGAACCACGTTTTGCTAAATTGCACTTTGAGCGATCACCATTTAGTCTCATGATTCGGACCCATCGCTTCAATCTAGTGTCAAGAACCCTGCATCTTCTTGATTGTCAGCCTGAAACATATGATTTTGGAAGCAAAAATCTTGTTAAGCTTGACTGTATGACCAAGCTTCCACTTCGTGATGGCAAATTATTTAAGGAGAAAAGGGAAAAAATCAAGAATAAATCCATGCACCCATTTCATGctgatacattattttttaacaaatatagTCTTGGTATTCGGGATGATAGACGATGGCGTTATTATGCTGATTGCAGGATATCTCATGATaagtttaatattattaattcttGCAATGGTTTGCTTTGTTTGTCTGACCCATCTACCGAAAACCCTTTAGCGATTTGCAACCCAGTCACGGGGGAGTTCATAAGACTTCCTAAAGCTACTAAGGCTCCTTTCAAATTAAACACAAATGGAGTAAGAATGAAAGGACACTCTGGTCTAGGTTTCCAACctaaaactaatgaatataaGGTGATAAAAATGCGGATAAGACATGTTGAACGTGCCAAAGAATGGGTGTTTGAGCGTGTTATCCTTGAGGTAAACACACTTGGATCACCATCATGGAGGAATGTTGAAGTGGATCCTCGTATTTCTATTTTGAGCCTTGAGTATCCCACTTGTGTGAACGGCGTGTTTCATTGGATCAAACTTGATGGGCAGCAAAGGTCaatattatgtttttgttttgaaagtGAGAGGTTGCAGCCATTTCCTTCTCCTCCACATGTGTTCGAAAATCATAATAATGAAATTCATGATAACAGACGTATCAGCATGGGAGAGCTAAAGGGGTTTATTTACATTTGTGACTTGAATTTTTCCCTTGTTACAATGTGGGTTATGAATGAATATGGCATTGAAGAATCATGGACTAAGGCTTACAACATCGAGACTTCGTTCAATTCTCGGAGCTATTCTTTTTCATGGCGTCATGGTTTCTGCTGGCCGGTAAAACCCTTTGAAGAAGGTGCTTCCATATTTTTATATCATTCCCACAATTGTTTAATTCACTGTGAACCTGAGAAATGTGAACCTGAGAAATATCGACGCAAGGTTTTTCAAATTCGTGGGGCTTGTTCAGCACTTATTGATGTAATTCCACATATTCCAAGTCTAATCTCACTTAAGGATGTCGTGAAAGGAGACAATATTGAGGTGCTGAGCATTCATTCAAGGTAAGACTTTTTagcttttaatattttatttttgtcttaaaTATACATTTTGTCCGTCATGCAAGTATAGAGAATTTGGATTTTTGTCCTTGtagattttttcttttaaaatatgcccgtgcaaaaataaaattgttttaaaaaagtCACTTTGGTAGATCTCTTACTTATTTGGAGAATTTGAGCCCATGTGTTGTTAACAATAAAGAGAGTGAAAgcagctagggtttcaataatatcagAATAATATTACTTAGATAAGGATTAcaaagagaatatataataatatctaATGGACTATTGCTAACATAAAAACCCAATAACAAAAGTCTTATTAtccactaggtttgatctagtggtgagagatttgggtagtatgcatgaggttctgggttcgatcctctGCTCtgttgtaaaccaaaaaaaaaagaagtcttATTATCCAACGGCTGTCAAGCTGTTGCGTGTTGACAATGTACTAATGATATATGTGGCATTTGTGACTGatttaaacaatttatttaaaaataataagaaattacacaaaaacattatatatttaatttatatttaaatatatattaatgaaattaaaaataaaaggtgGCATTTGTGACTGatttaaacaatttatttaaaaataataagaaattacacaaaaacattatatatttaatttatatttaaatatatatattaatgaaattaaaaataaaaggagGAATTTAGGGTTGCAACACCACTTTCAGCAAGAAATTAGATCCGGGTTTGATGCCCCCATCCTGACCATTTTATTTCACCCAACAACAAAATCCCCTCTTTACTCAACCTAACTTCCACCCTATGTGACCCAACCAACCTAAGATTTCATCTTTTCACCACTATTCAGAACCAAATTCGATTTCGAAATGTTTGCAACCGCAATAGAGACAAGACTTCCGGAGATTAATATCAATGTTATGGGGGAATGCAACGGCGAGATCGCCGGGGATGAGGATTAGACTGTGGTCGGCCAAAATGTAGAAGGTGAATTCGACGGAGGAGTTGTGGTCGATGAATGTGATGGGATGAGTTTTACTCGAAGATGGTGATGGAAAGGAAGAAGAATAGAAACCCTTtctattttaatcttttaaaaaaagatggtttaaattaaaataaaaaagaaacattttctgatctattattttataattatttaaatgcCACATGTATTAGTCCTGCACAGTCAACATATGCTACCTAGGCTCAAATTGGCCAGATCAACAAGAAATTTACCAAAAtaactttttcaattttttttttaatttttagtaaaagaaaaagagaaattattttACGAGGACCAAAGTCCAAGTTCATTATATCTTTAAATGTATACTAGTTTAGAGACCCTTGCATTCGCAAAGGTCCATTGacaaaatttgttataaaatattgcTAATTTGATTGATGATATTTAcagtaatttagtaaatttgaaagtaatttaactttttttttttggtctagtagcctagtgactagaGAATCCACCtcaaaggtgaataagtggagtgttcgaAGTTCAAACCCCGGTTCCCGATGTCTCTACTAATTGAGCAAAGCTCACGgggacaaaaataaataactttattatattactaGCGTCCAGACGGGCACGCGTCcgctcttttttgttttgttataattatgtgcccgtttgtgtgatatgtattttatattttgaattaaatgTAAAAACACATTAAGTGAAAAAACACCTTAAATGACAAAATGAGGATCAAAATTTGCAATAACAATATGGTTGGGTAGCCATtagtgtctattttttttaaaaaaagaaatgagaactaaaatatcaattattttaagtaggaaaaaaaaatgcacttaAACATATTTCCATGGGAAGCATATAGTTTAACAATCCTGCAATGAAGAAATGTATAAACTTCGCAAATAATGTGACAATCAATCCTGCCCACCTTATTAACTTTGacaaacacaaaatttaaaaatgtttatgaTATTACTAGCGTCCTTATGCAAGTAGTATTAAGTATTAACTTTGACAAAcacaaaataatagttatttattttgcGAAGTTATTAACTCTGAAAATCCTGCCACCTTATCAATCGACGGCTACCTGCAAGTAGTTGATTTTTATTAGAGTAAAATTACATAGATGATaggaaatttgaaatattactAAAACCGATAATGACAAATTAGTAAACTTGGTagtaaaattgtttatgtttctatgttcctatttttatgcatatcatttttttattgtatttttttaatatttttttagtgcaattacaatgaaggatataaaacttggaatacgGTTAGAACAACTAAGGGTAAACTAGTAAATTTAgtagaaattaattttattatattatagaaGTAGATTTAAGTCTTTATTATAGTGCATTTGTATCTAGTGTTTCTTTAAAAACCATTGTAATAAATTTTAGGCTAAATTACACTTTTACTCCTTATGCAAAAGGATGGCCCCACTGGATTTGACCAAGTAACGCACATGTGACAAGTGACTCACATGACATGTCAACATGGCTTGCCACATAGATTGATGTGACATGTGAATCATTGTTTGGGTGACAAGGTATGCTGATGCGACATGTGAGTCTTTTGCCGCAtgtgcgttgacttggtcaggggccaaaattgcaagctTGTGTAAGTTAACAGGCCAGAAATGCAATTTAGCTTAAATTTTAATCACAAGACAAGTAGTATTCAAAGAGACATGTGAGTTTCCCTATGTTATCACTTATATTTATCTTTCTATTTTGGCATTCTATACGGAGAAAAGAAGACTTGTACGTACAAATCTTCTCACTTAAGATAGTAAATTTTCATATATCAATCAATTGCTTAAATAACTAATCTCTTTatggtatatattataaattttagttttttgttaccTCCATATTTAATTTCATCCTTGGCTTTGATATTGAATGTTAAAACAATCATGTGGACACAATCTTTCATTACTAATTACCTCTTAGGAATTTCCTTTACATTTTCCCTAGAGGACGAGAAAATGGACAGTTGTTGTAATGTCAGCTATGAAGTAcggacacctctatgattaggcgtgttGCGGTGTCCGACATTCGTACGACACCGTGTCGGATAGCTCAGATCGGTGtccaaaaaaatcaatttttcttttactgtgacactcctttgatcggcGTCggacacctgtaagacactcgtaAGAACGTGTTGGACAAGtgtcccaattttttttttttttttgcttatactcTCCTTAGACACATATCAGACACAtccacaaaaattaaaaatgtgtcgaaacaacattattgatcaattaacttccCCAACTTAgatttatatgtatatgtatatgtatatattttgattctcaatttatatattttatatacatggtagcggtgtcggtgtcctatatttttagGTTAGTGGTGTCTTGGTGTTTGTGTCAGAGTGCGTGCTTCTTATAATGTCAGTTTATGTATCTAATTTATTTTCCAAGTAGTAAATAGTTTCCGGAGACTATTCCATCCCCTGCAAATTGTAGTTTTTAGCTAACTTATCCATTGTTCCCTAATACTAATACTGTTGTAATTTATAAAGGTATGCTGAGTATAAAATGTCGGAAGAAAATGAAGTTCTTTTCTTGGCGAAATGGTTTACTCGAGACTTGGTAAGTAAACGCTCTTCGTCATCTTATGTGACTTTATAAATACACTTTCTCATCTTATGGTTCCTAGGATTTTAGCCACGTTACTTAGGCATTGTTATTTAATATTGGTGTTATTTTGTATAGGTGTCCAAAGTTGAAACGgcatgaagaaaatgaagatctTGACGTGATAAGTAACCCTCCCTCCTCCGGTAGTGAGGCTTTTGGCGAAGAGTACAACTACTAAGAATATTTTGCATACAGTAGGAATGGTTatgctaaattataaacttatgATTAGGCTAGTTGTCatttttgaaaagaaatagaTGTTTTAAGTTGCAAATGACGTACTTTTTGTAAACTTTAATCTAGACTAGATGTTCATGTTGCAAATTATAAGTTATGATTTACGAGATTAAAATGTGTCCAACTTTAATCTCAAATAAAGTTATGATTAGGATTAGGCTAGTTGTGTCCGACTTTAATCTACCACGCCTCCAAATGACGCTTCATTTACCGATCAGCTACTTCCAATGTCGGATTTAGATTCACGGCAGTTGATAAAAGCCTATGTACAATCACTGAAGTCAAAATTTATCAACCGCTGGATTCATCCAACCATCAAGAAGCTTTCAtcgcttattaaaaaaaagcttTCACTAGGCAGAAACACTATGCTtacttaaatggttttatattgtGATTTGATTTGTATTTGTGAATTAGAAAAATTGGCTGCTATAAAATACTTGGATCAAGGATTTAATGGTTGAATATGAAACTTGAATTTATAGATATGGACAATGTGGAGTTTCAATAGCATGAATTTAAAGTAAAGTGGTTTGGTGGTTGCTATATGAAGAGATTAAATATTCATATTAGTACTGTTTATGAATATTTTCTCTCATcccttttataaataaataaataaaccaacaGTGGTTTAAATTGAGTTGTAACTGCATGATTAATTTCTCTTGATGGATTCATGTTGGTTTTGACATGAATATGTAAGCCTTTTTTATCGGTTGAATCTTTCTTCAATAGTGGACAATGACTTTGTTGAAGTTTGAGTTCTTAAAATAGTGGTTGCAACTATTTTGTGTAGGTATATGAAACATTTCTTGCAAATTGCAATAATGATACTTATATTGTCTGGAGCATTAGGCTGCTATGGTAAGATACTATATATTCTTTGGTTTCCCTTATGAGTAACTATCTCATGGTTTACAATTCATCAAGTCAGTTATTTTATTCTCCATCAATTGTTTATAGGTCTCCTTTTATTCATCAAATTATTATGTAAAGTAGGATTGGAGAATTCTTCATCAGAAATGTGGAAAGTTTCTTGCAAAACTAATTAATGATTGTTAATTGCATTTACACTTGCTCTCTATATGTTGTGTTAGGATGTATTACAAAACATATATAGAAACCAGTGTTGAGTTAAGAGACAATCCAATAGACTCTAAATTATTCAATGATGCAGTCaagatttttgtttgttatatttgtatatttaaatatatatactttCACTATTTCATAATCACTTCTAtctaatttttgaaattatatCTTTAAATAAGCTAGCTATTTGAAGAGATATTTCACAAACTCACATTTTGGTGAGTTATATATTATCAATGTCAATATACATATTGTATGCCAAGTTATCACAGGTGAAACAAAACTCCTAAAATGCATTGTTCTTAGAGAATCTTAGTAAGGTATATGTCACTAGCTATGATTATGTGAGAcaaattttgattaattaagGTAGGGATAAGAGGGAACAAGATATCCTGCTGTAAAAGTTTCACGTAGTTTCACGCGGTTTTGAATCTCAGCCGTCCGATCATAAATGAATGGTTCAGATTACAAACAGTTGATTTTAGTAATATATAATCTGGACCGTCTAATTTTAATCTAACGGCCAAGATCCAAAACCGCGTGAAACTGCGTGCAAAATGCACTGCAGCAAATCCAGATCCGGATAAGAGGATCTTCAAAGCAAATATTGttgaaaaatgaattaatattcaaatttttcaGCTTAGTTTATTTGTTCTTTATATGCTTCAGGGCCTCTGGTAGAAAGTTGgagcaatatatatatatatatatatatatatatatatatatatatatggggttttctaacttagaccctagttaggtctaagttagcaaggtgcaccttttgagttggaccaaaatacccattcttttaatttttgaaagaatagagcaacaggggcatttatgtaattttacataaaaaaaaaataacaacacgcgccccaccttcttaaacaattaatagacgtggatccagtgtcgcgcgcgtacggaaggaccatggttacagaccgttgatttccatcagacagccaagatgtgatctcattaagactgtctgatcaatcagacagcccagatcatcctgatctatcagatcatcctgtctgcgccacactagaatataagctggagagagaaaattttgcttttgaaaaaggcagccacgtgtcagcatatgaatgggtctgcgtgatttttttcattttatactttaaactcga
It contains:
- the LOC123905474 gene encoding putative F-box protein At1g53550 is translated as MQRKKDSIVSAKATNQRCNEAKGEVEGAESHELCPYFDNLPSHLAANILLQLPIKSLLVCRCVCKIWKTIISEPRFAKLHFERSPFSLMIRTHRFNLVSRTLHLLDCQPETYDFGSKNLVKLDCMTKLPLRDGKLFKEKREKIKNKSMHPFHADTLFFNKYSLGIRDDRRWRYYADCRISHDKFNIINSCNGLLCLSDPSTENPLAICNPVTGEFIRLPKATKAPFKLNTNGVRMKGHSGLGFQPKTNEYKVIKMRIRHVERAKEWVFERVILEVNTLGSPSWRNVEVDPRISILSLEYPTCVNGVFHWIKLDGQQRSILCFCFESERLQPFPSPPHVFENHNNEIHDNRRISMGELKGFIYICDLNFSLVTMWVMNEYGIEESWTKAYNIETSFNSRSYSFSWRHGFCWPVKPFEEGASIFLYHSHNCLIHCEPEKCEPEKYRRKVFQIRGACSALIDVIPHIPSLISLKDVVKGDNIEVLSIHSRYAEYKMSEENEVLFLAKWFTRDLVSKVETA